From the Mycoplasmatota bacterium genome, one window contains:
- the rsmD gene encoding 16S rRNA (guanine(966)-N(2))-methyltransferase RsmD gives MRIVSGTLRGRTVKAVPGKKTRPTLDKVKESVFNALGQYFTGGIGLDLYAGSGNLGIEAISRGLDSCVFIDRDFLAHQVIKDNIKTLNIESQCEIFKMDSFKALTMLSNKKYQFDYVFLDPPYQKQKINEVLTKLEDYDLLNDEATIIVECLKESELLVKYKGLQLEKEYIYGITKISIYKKCGDRIE, from the coding sequence ATGAGAATTGTATCCGGTACATTACGTGGAAGGACTGTCAAAGCAGTTCCGGGAAAGAAAACTAGACCAACACTAGATAAAGTAAAAGAATCAGTTTTCAATGCATTGGGTCAGTATTTTACAGGAGGCATTGGTCTTGATTTATATGCAGGTAGTGGAAATTTAGGGATTGAAGCAATCAGTCGGGGTCTAGATTCTTGTGTATTTATTGATAGAGATTTTTTAGCTCATCAAGTAATCAAAGATAACATTAAAACATTAAATATTGAATCACAATGTGAAATATTTAAAATGGATTCCTTTAAAGCACTCACGATGTTATCTAATAAAAAATATCAATTTGATTATGTTTTTCTAGATCCACCTTATCAAAAACAAAAAATAAATGAAGTATTAACTAAATTAGAAGATTATGATTTATTAAACGATGAAGCGACGATAATAGTAGAATGTTTGAAAGAATCAGAACTTTTAGTTAAGTATAAAGGATTACAATTAGAAAAAGAGTATATTTATGGGATAACCAAAATATCAATATATAAAAAGTGTGGTGATAGAATTGAATAA
- the feoB gene encoding ferrous iron transport protein B, which produces MQYLLIGNPNVGKSSVFNLMSDTYAHVGNYGGITVDKKIGKFKYGQLIDLPGTYSVSPNSEDEGIVTYSLLNDTYDGIVNIVDSTHLKRNLHLTIQLLELGSPVVIGLNMIDELKQSGKKIDHLKLSEKLKCHVFSLSARTKEGVDNLVNHLEEIEKQEPFQLYYGKTIENAISELMDLMKKQDNKILNRWLAIQILEGNQGILENIEGINPLQVELITKNCEEEIISNKDAFSLKGAIFNYRREFINKVVQQSLMTVNDINQKKMINHRIDDWVTHPILGFFFFLFVMFSIYFLTFDFFGTYLSDGIDYLISNHLSPLISNLLLIMGAKEDGMVMSLVLDGVISGVGGVLVFVPQIGILFFLLAILESTGYMTRVAIMLDTLLSKFGLNGKSIVPLVTGIGCNVPAIMATRTISDKKERLLTILIIPFMSCSARIPVYALLASIFFKQHKALVILSMYVIGTLVALISAKLLSLSIFKNSTNQFIIEIPPYRLPSGRNVYRQTKLMIMDFIKKAGKFILLGTIMLWFLQYIGPSGVAHTQDSSFLAYLGNFFAPLFIPIGFGSWEATSSLIVGFLAKELIFSSMIVIYGGEAAVSTAFTGLSAFSFMVFSLLYLPCLATVGTIHQETKSLRFTLYSLLFTFSIAYFVSFLVYQIGLLFI; this is translated from the coding sequence ATGCAGTATTTATTAATTGGAAACCCTAATGTCGGAAAATCATCAGTATTTAATTTAATGAGTGATACCTATGCCCATGTAGGGAATTATGGTGGAATTACAGTTGACAAAAAAATTGGAAAATTTAAATATGGTCAGTTAATTGATTTACCTGGAACATATAGTGTTTCTCCAAATAGTGAAGATGAGGGAATCGTCACCTATTCATTATTAAACGATACATATGATGGAATTGTTAATATTGTAGATTCAACCCATTTAAAAAGGAACCTTCATTTAACAATTCAGTTGTTAGAATTAGGAAGCCCAGTTGTTATTGGACTTAATATGATAGATGAATTAAAACAATCTGGAAAAAAAATTGATCATTTAAAATTAAGTGAAAAATTAAAATGTCATGTATTTAGTTTATCAGCAAGAACAAAAGAGGGTGTTGATAATCTAGTAAATCACTTAGAAGAAATAGAAAAACAAGAACCATTTCAATTATACTATGGAAAAACGATTGAAAATGCGATTTCAGAATTAATGGATCTTATGAAAAAACAAGATAATAAAATATTAAATCGGTGGTTAGCGATTCAAATATTAGAGGGAAATCAAGGGATATTAGAAAATATTGAAGGTATAAACCCACTTCAAGTTGAATTGATTACAAAAAATTGTGAAGAAGAGATTATTAGTAATAAAGATGCTTTTTCATTAAAAGGTGCTATTTTTAACTATCGTCGCGAATTTATTAATAAAGTAGTTCAACAAAGTTTAATGACTGTAAATGATATAAATCAAAAGAAAATGATTAATCATCGTATAGATGATTGGGTAACACATCCCATCTTAGGTTTTTTCTTTTTTCTTTTTGTAATGTTCAGTATATATTTTCTAACATTTGATTTTTTTGGAACTTATTTAAGTGATGGAATTGACTACCTAATATCTAATCACTTATCACCACTCATCTCCAATTTACTTCTTATTATGGGTGCTAAAGAAGATGGAATGGTTATGAGTCTAGTTTTAGATGGAGTTATTAGTGGCGTGGGTGGCGTTCTAGTATTTGTTCCTCAAATTGGAATTTTATTCTTTCTATTAGCTATTTTAGAAAGTACTGGATACATGACGCGGGTAGCAATAATGCTTGATACCCTATTATCTAAATTTGGTTTAAATGGGAAATCAATTGTTCCTTTAGTAACAGGGATTGGATGTAATGTTCCTGCGATTATGGCGACTAGAACAATTTCTGATAAAAAAGAAAGATTGCTTACCATCTTAATTATCCCTTTTATGAGTTGTTCAGCAAGAATTCCTGTCTATGCATTACTTGCCTCAATTTTTTTCAAACAACATAAAGCGTTAGTGATATTAAGTATGTATGTAATTGGAACCCTAGTTGCACTTATTTCTGCTAAACTATTATCACTTTCAATATTCAAAAATTCTACAAATCAATTTATTATAGAAATCCCACCTTATCGTCTTCCTAGTGGTCGTAATGTCTATCGTCAAACAAAGTTAATGATTATGGATTTTATAAAGAAGGCTGGTAAATTTATATTATTAGGAACCATCATGTTATGGTTTTTACAATACATTGGACCCTCAGGTGTTGCCCATACGCAAGATAGTAGTTTTTTAGCGTATTTAGGTAATTTTTTTGCACCATTATTTATCCCAATTGGGTTTGGTTCTTGGGAGGCAACTAGTAGTCTAATTGTTGGCTTTTTAGCGAAGGAATTAATTTTCTCTTCTATGATAGTTATTTATGGAGGAGAAGCAGCTGTATCTACTGCGTTTACAGGATTAAGTGCGTTTAGTTTTATGGTATTTAGTTTATTATATTTACCATGTCTAGCAACAGTCGGAACCATTCACCAAGAGACAAAATCTTTACGATTTACTCTATACTCTTTGTTATTTACTTTTTCGATTGCTTATTTTGTCAGTTTCTTGGTTTACCAAATCGGCTTACTATTTATCTAG
- a CDS encoding DJ-1/PfpI family protein: MGKILIYLYNQMADFEMTFATTTMIWLKKEVITISNENKTVKAYSGLQYQPHMTVSEALSLEDIDGLIIPGGWERELTPNLKTLIEKLNTEKKLLCAICAGPQFLANAGVLNEVQFTTTLTKESLANDNLEDFFNWDHFIREKVVRDQNIITALGNAFIDFAIEILDYFNAFEDANQKEFYRKQY; the protein is encoded by the coding sequence ATGGGAAAAATATTAATCTATTTATATAATCAAATGGCTGATTTTGAAATGACTTTTGCGACAACAACGATGATATGGTTAAAAAAAGAAGTGATAACTATTAGTAATGAAAATAAGACAGTAAAAGCTTATTCAGGACTTCAGTACCAACCGCATATGACAGTTTCTGAGGCGTTATCTTTAGAAGATATCGATGGTTTAATTATCCCAGGTGGTTGGGAGCGAGAATTAACACCAAATCTTAAAACGTTAATTGAAAAGTTAAATACAGAAAAGAAACTTTTATGTGCAATATGCGCAGGACCGCAATTTTTAGCAAATGCAGGTGTATTAAATGAGGTACAATTTACAACAACTCTTACAAAAGAATCTTTAGCAAATGATAATCTAGAAGATTTCTTTAATTGGGACCACTTCATTAGAGAAAAAGTAGTAAGAGATCAAAACATTATTACCGCATTAGGGAATGCATTTATAGATTTTGCGATTGAAATTCTTGACTATTTTAATGCATTTGAAGATGCTAATCAAAAAGAATTTTACCGTAAACAATATTAA
- a CDS encoding ferrous iron transport protein A yields MNQYKSIFNMSIGETGIIIDMETIDKSTRHRFMDLGIAPYAKIKLLNKVNFNQLYIIEVDDVEICIRQKYARMIIVQNNN; encoded by the coding sequence ATGAACCAATATAAATCAATTTTTAATATGTCAATCGGTGAAACAGGGATAATAATTGATATGGAAACGATCGATAAATCAACTCGCCATCGTTTTATGGATTTGGGTATAGCACCTTATGCGAAAATTAAATTACTTAATAAAGTAAATTTTAATCAATTATATATTATTGAAGTTGATGATGTAGAAATATGCATACGACAAAAATATGCAAGGATGATTATAGTTCAAAATAATAATTAA
- a CDS encoding thioredoxin family protein: MIKYTSGDNTFKYFIIGILIVATLLIVGIISLTVKDSKIKPRSLPTALEETNVNHAASMRYGNSENEEEYFVYFYSPNCGHCQVLMQSAAYQNFIKNPKIRMYKINVNETEGGQLASDIGLKATPTVIYIKKVSEGKYIIDKMPGSEKPQKTLINFTN, translated from the coding sequence ATGATTAAATATACAAGTGGAGATAACACGTTTAAATATTTTATTATAGGTATATTAATAGTTGCTACCTTACTAATTGTCGGAATAATTTCTTTAACAGTTAAAGACTCTAAAATTAAACCTCGAAGTCTTCCTACAGCACTAGAAGAAACGAATGTAAATCATGCCGCATCAATGAGATATGGTAATAGTGAAAATGAAGAAGAATATTTTGTTTACTTCTATTCCCCTAATTGCGGACATTGTCAAGTGTTAATGCAAAGTGCTGCTTATCAAAACTTCATTAAAAATCCTAAAATTAGAATGTATAAAATTAACGTTAACGAAACAGAAGGTGGTCAATTAGCTAGCGATATTGGACTTAAAGCTACCCCTACAGTTATTTACATTAAAAAAGTATCAGAAGGAAAATACATTATAGATAAAATGCCAGGTTCAGAAAAACCTCAAAAAACACTTATAAATTTTACAAATTAA
- the coaD gene encoding pantetheine-phosphate adenylyltransferase, which produces MYPGSFDPLTYGHLDLIERGSKIFDTLLIAISKNISKDSLFSIDERKAMLEKATVNYQNVKVVVCDQLISSFAKEMKATSLLRGLRAVTDFEYELQMASTNLLLNPEVDTVFMMTKTEYSYFSSSMVKEIARFNGDISKFVPPFVANQVYQKLNK; this is translated from the coding sequence ATGTATCCAGGATCATTTGATCCTTTAACTTATGGACATTTAGATTTAATTGAAAGAGGAAGTAAAATATTTGATACTTTATTAATTGCGATTTCTAAAAATATCTCAAAAGATAGTTTATTTTCTATTGATGAAAGAAAAGCTATGTTAGAAAAAGCAACGGTTAATTATCAGAATGTTAAAGTGGTTGTTTGTGATCAATTGATTTCATCTTTCGCTAAAGAAATGAAAGCAACTTCTTTATTAAGAGGGTTAAGAGCTGTCACTGATTTTGAATATGAATTACAAATGGCATCAACAAATTTACTATTAAATCCTGAGGTAGATACAGTATTTATGATGACTAAAACTGAGTATTCCTATTTTTCATCTAGTATGGTAAAAGAAATTGCTCGGTTTAACGGTGATATATCTAAGTTTGTTCCACCGTTTGTTGCTAATCAAGTGTATCAAAAATTAAATAAATAG
- a CDS encoding thiol-disulfide isomerase encodes MNKKNIFLVSIIILLFAAIVGIINIQIKKNKEDSNYQPFTYLPTLNFNQFKTLYDNKDEFYVYIGRPDCGDSRQFENEFAKYFVDFDKEGNFVQLRYDLGDNPFYYFDVSEIIESTKSIEQRKTYKSYGFYYTPSLIHYKEGKVVNIAEWDPVFGFDVTDYLKWFYDNQLIASKDEVYHKGPTDRND; translated from the coding sequence ATGAATAAAAAAAATATTTTTTTAGTGAGTATCATTATCTTATTATTCGCTGCAATAGTTGGTATAATTAATATTCAAATTAAAAAGAATAAAGAGGATAGTAATTATCAACCATTTACTTATTTACCAACATTAAATTTTAATCAATTTAAAACATTATATGATAATAAAGATGAATTCTATGTTTATATAGGGCGACCTGATTGTGGTGATTCTCGTCAATTCGAAAATGAATTCGCAAAGTATTTTGTTGATTTTGATAAAGAAGGTAATTTTGTACAGTTAAGATATGACTTAGGAGATAATCCGTTTTATTATTTTGATGTATCAGAAATCATTGAATCAACGAAGTCTATAGAACAAAGAAAGACATATAAATCTTATGGTTTTTATTATACCCCATCACTTATCCATTACAAGGAGGGTAAAGTTGTCAATATAGCTGAATGGGATCCTGTTTTCGGATTTGATGTAACTGATTATTTAAAGTGGTTTTATGATAATCAATTAATTGCTTCTAAAGATGAAGTTTATCATAAGGGACCTACAGATAGAAATGATTAA
- a CDS encoding alpha-amylase, producing the protein MKKRFLLLFSFLSIFILVSCYPRTTVQSHEGRVYYEIFVRSFADSNSDGIGDFNGITQKLDYLKDLGIRGIWLMPIFPSPSYHGYDVTDYKNVNSQYGSMSDFENLIKEAHNRDIKIIIDFVINHTSSKHPWFIQAKNTNSSFRDFYRFKSKTETKTGPWYSNRINAGLTDDYYYAYFWDQMPDLNFDNPEVLKEMVESAKFWLDKGVDGFRFDAALHLFTRDELYNKSEDLLSANINFWKEYRNELRKIKKDVYLVGEVWTSQSTVAAFYQGIDSNFNFDLAEKIISTTKKSGDLYYAKQIQQMLEAIENFSDQGIDAPFLTNHDQTRLMTKLNSITLVKLASEMLFTLKGNPFIYYGEEIGMKGDKPDEYIRLPFKWTDKETGYNTHWISSEINQDIPSANEQIKDSDSIYNHYKTLIEMRNDHKALSKGDFFAVKSSSANMVMFLRVSEEDKEALLIVHNLATKDDTATIDTKNLKLLYQSKTNEGKEKDVFSRKSTKIFEVPFKQYQSFLK; encoded by the coding sequence ATGAAAAAAAGATTCTTATTACTCTTTTCATTCTTGAGTATATTTATTTTAGTCTCATGTTATCCTCGTACAACTGTTCAATCACATGAAGGTAGAGTATATTATGAAATTTTTGTTCGATCATTCGCTGACTCTAATAGTGATGGGATAGGAGATTTTAATGGAATTACACAAAAATTAGATTATCTAAAAGACTTAGGGATAAGAGGTATATGGTTAATGCCAATTTTTCCTTCTCCTAGTTATCACGGATATGATGTAACTGATTATAAAAATGTTAATAGTCAATATGGTTCAATGAGTGATTTTGAAAATTTAATTAAGGAAGCACATAATAGAGATATAAAAATTATTATTGATTTTGTGATTAACCATACTAGTAGTAAGCATCCATGGTTTATACAGGCAAAAAATACTAACAGTTCATTTCGTGATTTTTATCGTTTTAAATCAAAAACAGAAACAAAAACAGGACCATGGTATTCTAATCGTATAAATGCTGGCTTAACCGATGATTATTACTATGCTTATTTTTGGGATCAGATGCCAGATTTAAATTTTGATAACCCTGAAGTACTAAAAGAAATGGTAGAGAGTGCGAAATTTTGGTTAGACAAAGGTGTCGATGGATTCCGCTTTGATGCTGCATTACATCTATTTACAAGAGATGAACTATACAATAAGAGTGAAGATTTATTAAGTGCGAATATTAATTTTTGGAAAGAATATCGAAATGAGTTACGTAAAATTAAAAAAGATGTTTATCTAGTAGGAGAGGTTTGGACATCTCAATCAACTGTTGCTGCGTTCTATCAAGGAATTGATTCTAATTTTAATTTCGATTTAGCTGAAAAAATAATCAGTACGACCAAAAAGTCTGGTGATTTGTATTATGCTAAACAGATTCAACAAATGCTTGAGGCGATAGAGAATTTTTCAGACCAAGGAATTGACGCACCATTTTTAACCAATCACGATCAAACAAGACTCATGACAAAACTTAATAGTATAACATTAGTTAAATTAGCATCAGAAATGTTATTTACTTTAAAAGGTAATCCCTTCATATATTATGGAGAGGAAATCGGTATGAAGGGTGATAAGCCTGATGAATATATTCGATTACCATTTAAATGGACTGATAAAGAAACAGGATATAATACCCATTGGATTAGTAGTGAGATTAATCAAGATATTCCAAGTGCTAATGAGCAAATAAAAGATTCAGATTCTATTTATAATCATTATAAAACCTTAATAGAAATGCGAAATGATCATAAAGCTTTATCAAAGGGTGACTTTTTCGCTGTAAAATCTAGTAGTGCGAATATGGTTATGTTTTTAAGAGTCAGTGAAGAAGATAAAGAAGCCTTACTAATTGTTCATAATTTAGCTACTAAGGATGACACAGCTACAATTGATACTAAAAATTTAAAATTACTTTATCAATCAAAGACAAACGAGGGGAAAGAAAAAGATGTATTCTCCCGTAAATCGACAAAAATATTTGAGGTACCGTTTAAACAATATCAATCATTTCTAAAATAG
- a CDS encoding AAA family ATPase — protein MKKLVRIKLINWHLFTNQTVNIHDNCLLSGENGAGKSTFLDAIQYVLTGGKAKFNSAANLQAKRNLEGYLRCKLGIENKTYLRNKDVISHIALEFFDDNSSKVFIIGAILEINKSGRIYERFYVLKNNEIQDTLFVEDNMIRGYALFKKNLLKENEEVVFCDTKEQTRKLFLDTLGIKNDKYIELIPKALAFRPIDELNKFVFDFLLNEKNVSIDELRQNVRSYREFENLIESLSQKEAILTDIASIYKNYRNYEDKEGLLNQLMEYSGYKQLVDKENRIENELERIKKNINKTQQEELLLEKQLLVIQEEIEKINHGLNKNTSYQYYQELERLIKAKENEKKQFLSVVNDLNIIVNHEKKLAMYVFQHIKKEDCFLHHFNINQAFEEENMKNQMKEIKKSYEKIKEKLLIEINDLKKEKSDYDSELDKVNDTIYHLEKNQMKFDHRVTRLKTLIEAETRKIGDKNCRVYALCELIEVKDEAWRYALEGYLNTQRFDLIVDPIYFDQALYIYEKYKNKEHLYGVGLVNTKELERYKETKEKSLASKVISKHSDARCYVNMLLNRMICCEHVSELKQYKSAITKTCMVYKNYTARQINQEIYSKPYIGMEAVKLQLINQKKLNKELVNKRNFCVKTISLKEFYLERLKASQLDYVIQNLKSVTILHRINNELKVMRDKCQHFKINPEVHNLYNELKQKKEAYIKIEEKKKNCFLNEGKLSSDLENKKNELTIIHEEKLKHHKEVDSLIKDYFDDLMKQLHNSITKVVTYCQSEIKSNEEKMKESRVNLMSKMNQFNIKYHVGFSPTIDGINNYLDELNKIRNYELIKYQEQAKEARLNCEIAFKEQFIYKLRENIIIAHEELNYLNLALKNKRFGGDEYEFIYKASPHHEYGRYYQLIMKEGECYEDTLFTESISDQNKLILKELFDKLVIDRNDQEAYTTLAKFCDYRNYMSYDIKINHQNGESTYFSKVSREKSGGETQTPFYVVIAASFEQLMNDKKRDSPACFVLFDEAFNNMDDSRINAMMEFYHQLNIQLMISVPPQRVETIIEHVNTTLVVMKDEDKSFIESFSYYELGND, from the coding sequence GTGAAGAAATTAGTTCGAATTAAACTAATTAATTGGCATCTTTTTACTAATCAAACCGTTAATATTCATGATAATTGTTTGCTTTCAGGAGAGAACGGAGCTGGTAAATCAACATTTTTAGATGCAATACAATATGTGTTAACTGGAGGAAAGGCAAAATTTAACTCTGCCGCAAATTTACAAGCTAAACGAAACTTAGAAGGTTATTTAAGATGTAAATTAGGAATAGAAAATAAAACATATTTACGTAATAAAGATGTGATAAGTCATATTGCTTTAGAATTTTTTGATGATAATTCTTCTAAAGTTTTTATTATTGGGGCTATTTTAGAAATCAATAAATCGGGGAGAATTTATGAGCGGTTTTATGTATTAAAAAATAATGAAATTCAAGATACATTATTTGTTGAAGATAATATGATTAGAGGGTATGCTTTATTCAAAAAGAATTTATTAAAAGAAAATGAAGAGGTTGTTTTCTGTGATACGAAGGAGCAAACCAGAAAACTATTCTTAGATACATTAGGCATTAAAAATGACAAATATATTGAATTAATTCCAAAAGCACTTGCCTTTAGACCAATTGATGAATTAAATAAATTTGTATTTGATTTTTTATTGAATGAAAAAAACGTTTCTATTGATGAATTAAGACAAAATGTAAGAAGTTATCGTGAGTTTGAAAACTTAATAGAATCTTTAAGTCAAAAAGAAGCGATATTAACTGATATTGCCAGTATATACAAAAATTATAGAAATTACGAGGATAAGGAAGGGTTACTAAATCAATTAATGGAATATAGTGGCTATAAACAGCTAGTCGATAAAGAAAATAGAATTGAAAATGAATTAGAAAGGATTAAAAAAAATATTAATAAGACACAACAAGAAGAATTATTATTAGAAAAACAGCTACTAGTCATTCAGGAAGAGATTGAAAAAATAAATCACGGATTAAATAAAAATACTTCCTATCAGTATTATCAAGAATTAGAACGTTTGATAAAAGCTAAGGAGAATGAGAAAAAACAATTTTTAAGTGTTGTGAATGATTTAAATATTATAGTGAATCATGAAAAGAAATTGGCAATGTATGTTTTTCAGCATATTAAAAAAGAGGACTGTTTTTTACATCATTTCAATATTAATCAAGCATTTGAAGAAGAAAATATGAAAAATCAAATGAAAGAGATAAAGAAAAGTTATGAAAAGATAAAAGAAAAGTTATTGATAGAAATCAATGATTTAAAAAAAGAAAAATCCGATTATGATAGCGAATTAGATAAAGTAAACGATACAATTTATCATTTAGAAAAAAATCAAATGAAGTTTGATCATCGTGTGACACGGTTGAAAACATTGATTGAAGCTGAAACAAGAAAAATCGGAGATAAGAATTGCCGTGTATATGCCTTATGTGAATTAATTGAAGTTAAAGATGAAGCATGGCGTTATGCTTTAGAAGGATATTTAAATACGCAACGTTTTGATTTAATCGTAGACCCAATTTATTTTGATCAAGCACTATATATTTATGAAAAATATAAAAATAAAGAACATTTATATGGGGTAGGATTGGTGAATACAAAGGAGTTAGAGCGTTATAAAGAAACAAAAGAAAAATCTTTAGCTTCAAAAGTTATCTCGAAGCACAGTGATGCAAGATGCTATGTCAATATGTTACTTAATCGTATGATATGTTGTGAGCATGTAAGTGAATTAAAACAATATAAATCAGCAATTACAAAAACATGTATGGTATATAAAAATTATACAGCAAGACAAATTAATCAAGAGATATATAGTAAACCATATATAGGAATGGAAGCAGTAAAGTTACAGTTAATTAATCAAAAAAAGTTAAACAAAGAATTAGTAAATAAGCGTAATTTTTGTGTAAAAACAATCTCTTTAAAAGAATTTTATTTAGAACGTCTTAAAGCAAGTCAATTAGATTATGTGATTCAAAATTTGAAATCAGTTACGATATTACATCGAATAAATAATGAATTAAAAGTTATGAGAGATAAATGTCAACATTTTAAAATTAATCCAGAGGTACATAATTTATATAATGAATTAAAACAGAAAAAAGAAGCATATATTAAAATTGAAGAAAAGAAGAAAAATTGTTTTTTAAATGAAGGGAAATTGTCTAGTGATTTAGAAAATAAAAAGAATGAGTTAACAATAATTCATGAAGAAAAATTAAAACATCATAAGGAAGTTGATTCATTGATTAAAGATTATTTTGATGATTTAATGAAACAATTACACAATAGTATTACTAAAGTAGTTACTTATTGTCAAAGTGAGATAAAAAGTAACGAAGAAAAAATGAAAGAGTCACGAGTAAATCTCATGTCAAAAATGAATCAGTTTAATATCAAATATCATGTTGGTTTTAGTCCTACGATAGATGGAATTAATAATTATTTAGATGAATTAAACAAAATTAGAAACTACGAATTAATAAAATATCAAGAGCAAGCTAAGGAAGCACGATTAAATTGTGAAATTGCCTTTAAAGAACAATTTATTTACAAACTAAGGGAGAATATTATAATAGCACATGAAGAATTAAATTATCTTAATCTTGCATTAAAAAATAAAAGGTTTGGTGGAGATGAATATGAATTTATTTATAAAGCAAGTCCTCATCATGAATATGGTCGATATTATCAGTTAATTATGAAAGAGGGAGAATGTTATGAGGATACATTATTTACAGAGTCAATAAGCGATCAAAACAAATTAATTCTTAAAGAGTTATTTGATAAACTAGTCATTGATCGTAATGACCAAGAGGCGTATACAACACTTGCCAAATTCTGTGACTATCGTAATTATATGAGTTATGATATTAAAATTAATCATCAAAATGGAGAATCTACTTATTTTTCAAAAGTAAGTAGAGAAAAGAGTGGTGGAGAAACCCAAACACCTTTTTATGTGGTTATCGCAGCTAGTTTTGAACAACTTATGAATGATAAAAAACGGGATTCACCTGCTTGTTTTGTGTTGTTTGATGAAGCATTTAACAATATGGATGATTCTAGAATAAACGCAATGATGGAATTCTATCATCAATTAAATATACAATTGATGATTTCTGTACCACCTCAGCGTGTTGAAACCATTATTGAACATGTAAACACAACATTAGTGGTTATGAAAGATGAAGATAAGTCCTTTATTGAATCATTTTCATATTATGAGTTAGGAAATGATTAG
- a CDS encoding IS3 family transposase, with product MDLKNDEGIVMNPKKIYRLMKKYGIRAEIRKVNPYLGIMQANKEHNYFENKLDRQFDVKEPDTVFVTDITYLIYGNQRYYLSVVKELCTREIVAWKLSRGLSLNLSLEIIDQLVKKYGKKKLKNTMIHSDQGVHYTNPSYVNKLKELNIIQSMSRRGNCLDNAKMETFFGHFKDECDYQQAKDFYELYKIVDNYMRYYNCKRYQWTLNKMAPTQYRNHLKAA from the coding sequence ATGGATTTAAAAAACGATGAAGGCATTGTCATGAATCCTAAGAAGATTTATAGACTAATGAAGAAATATGGAATACGAGCTGAAATACGTAAGGTAAACCCTTATTTAGGGATTATGCAGGCAAATAAGGAACACAATTATTTTGAAAACAAATTAGATAGACAGTTTGATGTTAAAGAGCCAGATACTGTATTTGTGACCGACATAACTTATTTAATCTATGGTAACCAAAGATATTATTTATCTGTCGTTAAAGAGCTTTGTACGAGAGAAATAGTGGCTTGGAAGCTATCTAGAGGATTAAGTTTAAATTTATCACTTGAAATAATTGATCAACTTGTTAAAAAATACGGAAAGAAAAAGTTGAAAAACACCATGATTCATTCAGACCAAGGTGTTCATTATACAAATCCGTCATATGTAAATAAATTGAAAGAATTAAATATAATACAATCTATGTCTAGAAGAGGTAATTGCCTGGATAACGCTAAAATGGAAACATTCTTTGGTCATTTCAAAGATGAATGTGATTATCAACAGGCTAAAGACTTTTATGAGTTATATAAAATTGTTGATAACTATATGAGATATTATAACTGTAAGAGATATCAATGGACATTAAATAAGATGGCCCCTACTCAATATAGAAACCATCTTAAAGCAGCTTAA